Proteins found in one Ptychodera flava strain L36383 chromosome 16, AS_Pfla_20210202, whole genome shotgun sequence genomic segment:
- the LOC139152675 gene encoding uncharacterized protein, with the protein MFFGERENPALNNIRFLRPLIWPEDDRMGGPSKENVSIQTTKSGSSIKISSGEIIHCTAEITSAVSHDDILDISNITQKCKTVMSGAELYRKFASIGLSYGPNFQVIQQMMLGDEEAIAEIRSASDASQRVQTTLLDGCFQLVIASLGQFNTAYLPVKLDMLKMTVPKLPLDERLIAYANVTDCDSSSITGEAFLCTSNGRVLIKVAGLMAKSLKDSNSGVDLESCLFTTEWQSVRSCLPPTSDVCAVFDEENLIQLFPSDMHIVRRTEAIMPTIKKICKSYIKLGLDMVDSSKIGDRKERYIRRLRAIADDTTLETISKENVHKAIDEVGVMIPEIAQELKMIKTVGNALPDTLKDPDHDASKLLAPDSRVLYFADSSTIRLFYKAGAEAIARAVEKALTQKQVIRILEVGGRTGGLSKYIVGLLEEQVKHRKVEYIFTGMNVSLLEHAKQNLKQFPLIKYKQFDVEEDIEVQGFIPGSVDIVVCLDTLHSAVDVNNGMYHMRNLLSKDGWLFMYEVTNSNYMAELLFGSLELCKEYEDFRQESCWLTRKRWESLFRERGYCDVVSVSTPNELIHSIVIGRKTGEVHVHSTETKGDGYILFGFSDTVVQNCIQKSTGRPCLMVQTPTIDDINSYTKAKLARIIYWCGEWDADLHFLLTLLKMMDCHGDTIIAIYIVTQGAQKREGNPWSHAAFGLAGSVCNHIRSGSVYYIDLDTQGSLQQNTQILCSILTDPRQPERALIIRGNELFCQRIINTTKVDILPKNVKYWRLGKNLHLNGRSASLEDLGFCALQGLSLKPNKVLVKILATALNFKDVMMAHGMLQGLESGDTLCLGLECSGVVEEVGEGVNHLKVGDEVIAFTETSFASHVISDAGFVIHKPKNLSMMESASFAVSFTTAYYSLVERANLQQGEWVLIHSACGGVGLSAIQIAKMLSAKIICSVGTEEKRSYLRNELGIKYVTDSRSDQFYHDVMKWTNGEGVSVVLNSLYGRLMERGLAALAPGGRFCEIGKRDILENSQLGLKTFLENKSFLSCQIDIRLQNYPKGMQCTLEKVVQLFEDGKLSPIPLKVYHIANYLEAFRMMAKGQHIGKVVLNVGQFVPAKCDYHGEIFHERATYLVTGGFGGIGQALVRWMQNMGAKHLVMVSRSGAKSSSAHRTLNLLKHKGVEVHSFAADVSEYKNVKSVLDNIRSDPGIPPLRGIFHLAGVVDETLLPDLTPVQLDLVLRSKAKSAYHLHNLTKDENLDIFFLMSSVSTLRGQSAQPAYCAANSVLDALAEYRHTLGLPALSLQLGALRGAGHLESRPETTKILESQGTATLHINELLETLGNLLTCYNKPVVCFAYQDWKATSNFTHRTNLKFRHLIDDTCLNKTDCQLSIEDLEDMVKQKLGQMICQSPEDIDITKPMTDYGVDSLMAVEMVNWASKELNVFISQLDILGGMTTSLLLEKAVENILVLHQNTDM; encoded by the exons ATGTTCTTCGGAGAAAGGGAAAATCCAGCTCTAAATAATATACGGTTTTTACGTCCATTGATTTGGCCAGAAGATGACAGAATGGGTGGACCATCTAAAGAAAATGTTAGTATCCAAACTACAAAAAGTGGATCATCTATCAAAATATCATCGGGAGAAATAATACACTGTACGGCAGAGATCACGTCTGCTGTTTCACATGATGACATCCTAGACATATCAAATATAACACAGAAGTGTAAAACTGTGATGTCTGGTGCTGAATTATATCGAAAGTTTGCATCAATTGGTTTATCATATGGACCAAATTTCCAAGTCATTCAGCAGATGATGCTAGGAGATGAGGAAGCTATTGCTGAGATTAGAAGTGCCTCTGACGCTAGCCAGAGAGTGCAGACAACTTTATTAGATGGATGCTTTCAGTTAGTGATAGCATCACTTGGTCAGTTTAATACAGCATATCTGCCCGTCAAATTGGATATGTTGAAGATGACTGTCCCAAAATTGCCATTAGATGAGCGACTCATAGCTTATGCGAACGTTACTGACTGTGACAGTTCATCAATAACTGGTGAGGCATTCCTCTGTACCAGCAATGGAAGAGTTCTGATAAAAGTAGCAGGGCTGATGGCCAAGAGCCTGAAAGATAGCAATTCTGGAGTAGACTTAGAATCCTGTCTGTTTACAACGGAGTGGCAGTCAGTTAGATCATGTTTACCTCCTACCAGTGATGTATGTGCTGTTTTTGATGAGGAAAACCTCATTCAACTCTTCCCATCAGACATGCACATAGTACGAAGAACTGAAGCTATAATGCCAACTATAAAGAAGATCTGTAAATCTTACATTAAGCTTGGTCTTGATATGGTTGATAGCAGTAAAATTGGGGATAGAAAGGAACGATACATCAGAAGGCTTAGGGCAATCGCAGATGATACAACACTAGAAACAATATCCAAGGAAAATGTCCACAAAGCCATAGATGAAGTTGGTGTAATGATTCCTGAGATAGCTCAGGAATTGAAGATGATAAAGACTGTGGGAAATGCTTTACCTGACACACTCAAAGATCCTGACCATGATGCTTCAAAACTGTTGGCACCAGACAGTCGTGTCCTCTACTTTGCTGATTCATCAACAATACGCCTCTTTTATAAAGCTGGAGCAGAGGCAATAGCAAGGGCTGTCGAGAAGGCGCTAACACAAAAACAAGTCATAAGAATCCTAGAAGTAGGAGGAAGGACGGGAGGACTGTCAAAATACATCGTCGGTCTATTGGAAGAACAAGTAAAACACAGAAAAGTGGAATATATCTTCACAGGGATGAACGTGTCATTGTTAGAACATGCTAAGCAGAACCTTAAACAGTTTCCATTGATCAAGTACAAACAGTTTGATGTAGAAGAAGATATTGAAGTTCAAGGATTCATCCCTGGTAGTGTTGACATTGTGGTGTGCCTAGATACACTTCACTCTGCTGTCGATGTTAATAATGGTATGTACCATATGAGAAATCTCCTCAGTAAAGACGGGTGGCTGTTTATGTATGAAGTCACTAATTCTAATTACATGGCTGAGTTGCTCTTTGGTTCCTTAGAACTATGCAAGGAATATGAAGACTTCAGACAAGAATCGTGTTGGCTGACACGTAAACGTTGGGAGAGCCTCTTCAGAGAGCGAGGTTACTGTGATGTTGTAAGTGTATCTACACCCAATGAACTgattcacagtattgtaattggTCGTAAAACTGGAGAGGTTCATGTGCATTCAACAGAAACCAAAGGAGACGGGTATATTCTTTTTGGTTTTTCTGATACAGTTGTCCAAAATTGCATTCAGAAATCCACTGGGCGGCCTTGTTTGATGGTTCAAACCCCTACCATTGACGATATCAATTCCTACACAAAAGCAAAGTTGGCTAGGATCATATACTGGTGTGGAGAATGGGATGCTGATCTCCATTTCCTACTTACTTTACTGAAGATGATGGATTGTCATGGAGACACCATTATAGCTATTTACATAGTCACCCAGGGAGCTCAAAAAAGGGAAGGAAATCCTTGGTCACATGCAGCCTTTGGTCTTGCTGGATCAGTTTGTAACCACATTAGGTCGGGTTCCGTTTACTACATCGACCTCGATACACAAGGTTCTTTGCAACAAAACACACAGATCTTATGCAGTATTCTTACTGATCCCCGTCAACCAGAGAGGGCATTAATCATCAGAGGAAATGAACTTTTCTGCCAAAGAATCATCAACACTACGAAAGTCGATATCTTACCAAAGAATGTAAAGTACTGGCGATTAGGAAAAAACCTTCACCTCAATGGGAGGAGTGCATCACTTGAAGACCTTGGATTTTGTGCTTTACAAGGTCTTAGTTTAAAGCCAAACAAAGTGCTTGTAAAGATTCTTGCCACAGCACTTAATTTCAAAGATGTAATGATGGCTCATGGTATGTTGCAAGGACTAGAAAGCGGTGACACCTTGTGTCTTGGGCTTGAGTGCTCCGGTGTAGTTGAAGAAGTTGGCGAAGGAGTCAATCACCTAAAAGTCGGAGATGAAGTGATTGCTTTCACTGAGACAAGTTTTGCCTCCCATGTCATCAGCGATGCCGGTTTTGTTATTCATAAACCAAAAAATCTCAGCATGATGGAAAGTGCAAGCTTCGCAGTTTCCTTCACCACAGCTTACTATAGTTTGGTTGAAAGAGCAAATCTACAGCAGGGAGAATGGGTGTTGATTCATTCAGCCTGTGGAGGAGTTGGCTTGTCCGCCATTCAGATTGCCAAGATGCTCAGTGCAAAAATTATCTGTTCTGTAGGAACAGAAGAAAAGCGTTCCTACCTCAGGAATGAATTAGGAATAAAGTATGTCACAGATTCCAGATCTGACCAGTTTTATCATGACGTCATGAAATGGACCAATGGTGAAGGTGTAAGCGTTGTCCTTAATTCTCTATATGGAAGACTGATGGAGAGAGGTTTAGCTGCATTAGCACCTGGAGGAAGATTCTGTGAAATTGGAAAACGGGATATACTGGAAAATTCTCAGCTTGGCCTCAAGACCTTCTTGGAGAACAAGTCATTCCTTTCTTGTCAAATTGATATAAGGCTTCAAAACTATCCTAAAGGGATGCAATGTACACTTGAAAAGGTCGTACAACTCTTTGAAGATGGTAAATTGAGCCCGATCCCATTGAAAGTGTACCACATTGCTAACTACCTAGAAGCATTTCGAATGATGGCCAAAGGACAGCATATTGGTAAAGTTGTTTTAAATGTAGGCCAGTTTGTCCCTGCAAAGTGTGATTACCATGGTGAAATTTTCCATGAAAGGGCAACATACCTTGTAACTGGTGGCTTTGGTGGTATTGGTCAAGCTCTCGTTCGCTGGATGCAAAATATGGGAGCAAAACATCTTGTTATGGTATCAAGAAGTGGAGCTAAGTCATCGTCTGCTCATCGCACTCTAAATTTACTCAAGCATAAAGGAGTTGAAGTTCACTCATTTGCAGCCGATGTCTCAGAGtacaagaatgtgaaaagtgTCCTGGACAACATAAGATCTGACCCTGGAATCCCGCCATTGAGAGGTATATTTCATCTTGCTGGAGTTGTTGATGAAACTCTTCTGCCAGACCTGACACCAGTACAACTCGATCTTGTACTGCGTTCAAAAGCTAAGAGTGCTTATCACTTACATAACTTGACAAAGGACGAAAATCTGGACATATTCTTCCTGATGTCATCAGTTTCAACTCTAAGAGGCCAATCGGCACAACCAGCATACTGTGCGGCAAATTCTGTACTAGACGCGCTTGCTGAATATAGACACACTTTGGGTTTACCAGCTCTGTCACTACAGTTAGGTGCATTAAGAGGAGCAGGACATTTAGAGAGCAGACCAGAAACCACTAAGATACTGGAAAGCCAGGGAACTGCAACACTTCACATCAATGAACTATTGGAGACACTTGGGAATTTATTGACTTGTTACAACAAGCCGGTTGTATGTTTTGCCTATCAG GATTGGAAGGCAACGTCAAACTTTACACACAGAACTAACCTTAAGTTTCGTCACCTTATTGACGATACCTGTCTGAACAAGACTGACTGCCAACTTTCCATTGAAGACTTAGAGGATATGGTCAAACAGAAACTCGGCCAGATGATCTGTCAATCACCTGAAGACATCGATATCACCAAACCCATGACAGACTATGGTGTAGATTCCCTCATGGCAGTAGAGATGGTCAACTGGGCTTCTAAGGAACTCAATGTTTTTATCTCTCAACTTGATATATTAGGTGGTATGACTACATCTCTGTTGCTTGAGAAGGCAGTTGAAAATATCCTTGTTCTCCATCAGAACACTGATATGTAA
- the LOC139152676 gene encoding mycocerosic acid synthase-like: protein MSNEAHLLTNKMEADINGTDSNGMSPPLAGFPIAIIGIGCRMPGGVNSPEHFWEVISEGRNTITEIPKDRWQIDEFYDADRSKSGKMVTRRAGFVDGVEQFDHAFFKISPREAASMDPQQRLMLEVVEEAFEDAGVDPHTLKSDCGVFVGIGVMDYAINVVEAQHVNPYTITGLTHCVTANRISYAFNLKGPSYTVDTACASSLTAIHLACTHIWNNECSLAVVGGCNSILIPEITIGFSALGVLSPEGRSCPFSDDANGYVRSEGWGSVILKPLATALADGDHIYSVIRGSAIAANGFCGSLTMPLQEAQACVMHKVYDRFHLSKSSIDYLEAHGTGTPVGDPIEAAAIGCVFGPHRREPLKIGSGKSNFGHNEYTAGITAIIKASLMLSKRVLCPTINYHLPNPTIDFIGLKLEVQTKRDPFLPNKLYRVGINSFGFSGSVAHLVLEEPPNRENELDNQCGWRFGGESEGKEILIPLSAKSKEAVDDLARKWMLFQHDGDALGVVAWQAMRRKHHGFRMIITAKSGKEFKQNLDTYLGGESTDSVIVGSTSTKHPKVCMLFPGQGQQWASMGIKLYATEGVFREAISQCDTIFHSLSGWSLIHDAGLFTAKTPAKKVKNTMVNSERSIDDIEVSQPAILFFQIGLFNLLRYWGIHPNAVVGHSLGEVAAAYACGGMTMKEAVTAIYHRSIQQAKLKGAGAMAAFRQSKEETEKLCFEHENLFIAAVNAPGSVTIAGDVHIIEEITKQNPERAKQLRVQCAFHTPYMDPMKDNFMQAMEGVVKTTRAHSFPFYSTVDGKQYSGVFDGLYWWENIRNPVSFRDAVTNVIQDIEPDIFIECGASATLLSYVNQINKAVKHSRKIMTVGVGQRELMIATHYSGQ, encoded by the exons ATGTCGAATGAAGCTCACCTGTTAACAAACAAGATGGAAGCG GACATAAATGGAACAGACAGTAATGGAATGTCCCCGCCTTTAGCTGGATTCCCCATCGCTATCATAGGCATCG GCTGTCGAATGCCAGGTGGGGTAAATTCACCAGAACATTTCTGGGAAGTGATCAGTGAAGGTCGAAACACTATTACTGAAATACCAAAAGACAGATGGCAAATTGATGAGTTCTATGATGCTGACAGATCTAAATCCGGTAAGATGGTGACCAGAAGAGCAGGCTTTGTGGATGGTGTAGAACAGTTTGATCATGCTTTCTTCAAGATATCACCCAGAGAGGCAGCGTCCATGGATCCACAACAAAGACTAATGTTGGAGGTGGTAGAAGAAGCCTTTGAGGATGCTGGTGTGGATCCACATACATTGAAAAGTGATTGTGGTGTATTTGTAGGAATTGGTGTCATGGATTATGCAATTAATGTTGTCGAAGCTCAACATGTGAACCCGTATACAATAACAGGCCTCACTCACTGTGTCACAGCCAACCGCATATCATATGCCTTTAATCTAAAAGGCCCAAGCTACACAGTTGATACAGCTTGCGCTTCATCGCTAACAGCAATACACCTGGCTTGCACACATATCTGGAATAATGAATGCAGCCTTGCAGTGGTAGGTGGCTGCAATAGTATTCTTATTCCGGAGATAACGATCGGGTTTAGTGCTCTTGGGGTTTTGTCCCCCGAGGGACGTAGTTGCCCTTTTTCAGACGATGCAAATGGTTATGTTCGAAGTGAGGGCTGGGGTTCTGTTATTCTGAAGCCATTAGCCACGGCTCTTGCTGATGGTGACCACATCTACTCTGTTATCAGAGGAAGTGCAATTGCAGCAAATGGTTTCTGTGGAAGTCTTACAATGCCCCTGCAGGAAGCTCAAGCATGTGTTATGCATAAGGTCTATGATAGATTTCATCTATCTAAGTCTTCAATTGACTACCTCGAAGCCCATGGAACAGGCACACCTGTTGGTGATCCCATTGAAGCTGCTGCAATAGGTTGTGTTTTTGGCCCTCATAGAAGAGAACCATTAAAGATTGGGTCAGGAAAGAGTAATTTTGGGCACAATGAATATACAGCTGGCATTACAGCAATTATTAAGGCTTCCCTGATGCTTTCAAAGCGTGTTTTGTGCCCTACAATCAATTACCACCTACCAAATCCAACTATTGATTTCATAGGCTTAAAGTTGGAAGTACAAACAAAAAGAGATCCTTTTTTGCCAAACAAACTATATAGAGTTGGAATAAATAGTTTTGGCTTTTCAGGATCTGTCGCTCATCTTGTACTTGAAGAACCTCCTAACAGAGAAAATGAGCTAGACAACCAATGTGGATGGAGGTTTGGTGGTGAAAGTGAAGGAAAAGAAATCCTTATACCATTGTCTGCCAAGAGCAAAGAGGCAGTCGATGATCTTGCCAGAAAATGGATGTTATTTCAACATGATGGTGATGCACTCGGCGTTGTAGCTTGGCAGGCCATGAGACGAAAGCATCATGGTTTTCGCATGATAATCACAGCTAAATCGGGAAAAGAGTTCAAACAAAACTTGGACACTTACCTAGGTGGCGAATCTACTGATTCAGTAATTGTTGGTTCAACTTCCACTAAACATCCCAAGGTATGCATGCTCTTTCCTGGACAAGGACAACAATGGGCATCGATGGGAATAAAGCTGTATGCAACTGAAGGAGTATTCCGTGAAGCTATCTCTCAGTGCGATACAATTTTCCACAGCCTTAGTGGGTGGTCACTTATTCATGATGCAGGTTTATTCACTGCTAAAACCCCAgccaaaaaagttaaaaacacCATGGTCAATTCGGAAAGATCAATAGATGATATAGAAGTTTCCCAACCTGCGATTCTATTCTTTCAAATTGGTTTGTTCAACTTACTTAGATACTGGGGCATTCATCCAAATGCTGTAGTTGGTCATAGTCTTGGTGAAGTTGCTGCTGCGTATGCTTGTGGTGGAATGACAATGAAAGAAGCAGTCACAGCCATTTACCATAGAAGCATACAACAAGCCAAACTAAAAGGAGCTGGAGCAATGGCAGCTTTCCGTCAGTCCAAAGAAGAAActgaaaaattatgttttgagcATGAAAACCTGTTCATTGCTGCCGTCAATGCTCCTGGATCAGTCACAATTGCTGGCGATGTTCATATTATCGAAGAAATTACCAAACAAAATCCTGAGAGAGCAAAACAACTGAGAGTTCAGTGTGCTTTTCACACACCATACATGGATCCAATGAAGGACAACTTTATGCAAGCCATGGAAGGCGTGGTTAAAACCACTAGAGCTCATTCCTTCCCGTTTTATTCTACTGTTGATGGCAAGCAGTACAGTGGTGTATTTGATGGACTTTATTGGTGGGAGAACATAAGAAATCCGGTTTCTTTTAGAGATGCTGTAACAAATGTAATACAGGATATTGAGCCTGATATCTTTATTGAATGCGGTGCATCAGCCACTCTGTTGTCGTATGTCAATCAAATCAACAAGGCAGTCAAACATAGTAGAAAAATAATGACTGTAGGAGTTGGGCAAAGGGAATTGATGATCGCCACTCACTACTCAGGGCAATAG
- the LOC139114917 gene encoding uncharacterized protein, translating to MDKLNPLRSLFYDVAKALSQDEMKTLIQLLKGKQIAIRDIEKMETAEDIFIKLEDMGIISDKNLKFLKELLLKLGRRTLVDLVESFEQEHGLSRVMVAPEEQRDRHTMPLEQTHKTQDPSLLIVADRCEKELRDIYQTTLSDVRPFPWSSAVHIEDIYTLPELQHKHGSKVTSFDRINIFSDRKVGRKYNPTRRVLIESDPGYGKSTFCLKLAYDWAVGDVGFIKDFKLVFLLKLQCFQEKIEDVIFDTLLPEDCFIDKKQLLQYMRENQEHVVFLLDGWDEMAETATGDIKKILEGTMLRHSKVIVTSRKIRDDKRAKQRVKSHFDLSLQLMGFSLESLKEYVCKHFDVTEQSDRVNVFIEQINRSQVKGTLLKMMTCPLNSLLICDMWTATGSLTQNKTQLYQRIVDIIVKIYCENEGKVYETVRDGIDEQFVFLGELAFKSLLDSKFKIDKSELHLEKNSDILKMGFLTRYTADRQVVLAIDPMTSFLIHHRTFQEFFAAKYLASLRREENTQKFRQTLRNFYCRMSKDCSPVLQFVAGFLKEACGDMFDVFCDSISRLDLIIECLKESTQPYSKSLLFTAAKATKDTCGVSGFDPDQHRNTQICVDLVEQWSKKDRKVSVFLRLGHPFHIKLYGPLLSAIYRKGGKLSLVIEFRNILKEQEISRKHHDKAIDFTPLEIGSQHSLAPNSASDRGSTSVLTPDHVDSLFSQFEEVAVSNVQITCCSATSMAIYTALNKMKKLTSLNSVVIICTEPLLSKECISLEETFEKCLDVLQCNLRDNSVPYIYGVEGDEIKMETLKQNLADNKPKESFFLRQCDPNPFLNAILKRGDLKDGNHDNVTSFEMTKCHASYSDQIDMCKRLSVFRIGCLQIDYPEGKIDLATFQAFISCVTAMASLQTLSMKGWAFQTDMHDSQIWIDLWGRLFVKLHHINLSSSLPSDRSTQDAETHPIIRGLCQAKESPESACVSVDLSDNILSEGDVAEMSRINVEVRRNNCDMSERSQHLLDIDGK from the exons ATGGACAAACTTAATCCGCTGCGTAGCTTGTTCTATGATGTAGCTAAAGCATTATCGCAAGATGAGATGAAAACTTTGATTCAGCTATTGAAGGGTAAACAGATCGCGATTCGTGACATTGAAAAAATGGAAACCGCTGAGGATATCTTCATAAAGCTTGAAGACATGGGGATTATATCTGACAAGAATCTGAAATTTCTGAAAGAACTTCTTTTAAAGCTTGGACGAAGAACCCTCGTCGACCTGGTTGAATCCTTTGAGCAAGAGCACGGCCTAAGCAGAG TGATGGTTGCTCCAGAGGAACAGCGTGATCGACATACCATGCCTCTTGAACAAACCCATAAAACCCAAG ATCCGTCTCTCCTGATCGTTGCTGACAGATGTGAAAAGGAATTGCGTGACATTTACCAAACGACCTTGTCTGATGTCAGACCCTTCCCATGGAGCAGTGCAGTACACATCGAGGACATCTACACTCTACCAGAACTCCAACATAAACACGGCAGCAAAGTTACATCTTTTGACAGaatcaatattttcagtgaCAGGAAAGTCGGTCGAAAATACAATCCAACCAGGCGAGTTCTAATTGAGAGTGACCCTGGTTATGGTAAATCGACTTTCTGCTTGAAATTAGCGTACGATTGGGCGGTGGGTGATGTAGGGTTCATTAAAGATTTCAAACTGGTATTTCTCCTGaaattacaatgttttcaggaaAAGATTGAGGATGTAATCTTTGATACTCTACTGCCAGAGGACTGCTTCATTGACAAAAAACAACTTTTGCAATACATGAGGGAAAATCAGGAGCATGTTGTGTTTTTATTAGATGGGTGGGATGAAATGGCAGAAACAGCAACTGGGGATATTAAGAAGATTTTAGAGGGTACAATGTTACGTCATAGTAAAGTGATCGTGACATCACGCAAGATTCGTGACGACAAAAGAGCCAAGCAGAGAGTCAAATCCCATTTTGACCTCTCTCTACAGTTAATGGGTTTCTCACTCGAATCCCTAAAAGAGTATGTGTGCAAGCACTTTGACGTGACTGAACAGTCTGACAGAGTCAATGTATTTATAGAGCAGATCAATAGGTCTCAAGTTAAAGGAACGCTGCTAAAGATGATGACTTGCCCGCTGAATTCATTGCTTATCTGTGATATGTGGACTGCTACTGGCAGTCTAACACAGAATAAGACTCAGTTGTACCAACGAATTGTAGACATCATAGTAAAAATATACTGTGAGAACGAGGGGAAAGTGTATGAGACGGTCAGAGATGGTATTGATGAGCAGTTTGTCTTTCTGGGTGAGCTAGCTTTCAAATCTCTGCTCGACAGCAAGTTTAAGATTGACAAAAGCGAgctccatttggaaaaaaatagtgATATATTGAAGATGGGATTTTTGACAAGATATACTGCTGATAGGCAAGTTGTCTTGGCCATAGAtccgatgacgtcatttctTATTCATCATAGAACATTTCAGGAATTCTTCGCAGCAAAGTACCTTGCGTCTCTACGCAGAGAGGAAAATACCCAGAAGTTCAGGCAGACGTTGAGAAACTTTTACTGCAGGATGAGTAAGGATTGTTCCCCCGTCCTTCAATTTGTTGCTGGGTTCCTGAAGGAGGCTTGTGGAGACATGTTTGACGTCTTTTGTGATAGTATCAGTCGGTTAGATCTGATCATTGAATGTCTGAAAGAAAGCACCCAACCTTACTCTAAGTCTCTCCTATTTACTGCTGCCAAAGCCACAAAAGACACATGTGGAGTTTCAGGTTTCGATCCTGATCAACACCGCAACACTCAGATCTGCGTTGATCTTGTTGAGCAGTGGTCGAAGAAGGATCGTAAAGTGTCGGTATTTTTGAGACTCGGACATCCCTTCCACATAAAGCTTTACGGACCATTGCTCTCTGCTATTTACCGTAAAGGGGGCAAACTGTCTCTCGTGATTGAGTTCAGAAACATACTGAAAGAGCAAGAAATTTCTCGCAAACACCATGATAAGGCCATAGATTTCACTCCGTTGGAGATTGGCTCTCAACATTCGTTGGCTCCAAACTCAGCCTCTGATAGAGGCTCAACTTCGGTGTTGACGCCAGACCATGTTGACAGCTTGTTCTCTCAATTTGAAGAGGTGGCAGTCTCCAATGTGCAGATTACCTGTTGCTCTGCGACGTCGATGGCTATTTACACAGCTTTGAATAAGATGAAGAAACTTACATCTCTGAATTCGGTGGTAATCATCTGCACAGAGCCACTGTTGAGCAAGGAATGTATTTCCTTAGAGGAAACATTCGAAAAATGTTTAGATGTTTTGCAATGTAATCTTCGAGACAATAGTGTTCCATATATTTATGGTGTGGAAGGTGATGAGATAAAAATGGAAACACTCAAACAAAACCTGGCTGACAACAAACCAAAGGAGTCATTCTTTCTCAGGCAATGTGACCCCAATCCCTTCTTGAATGCAATTCTGAAAAGGGGCGACTTGAAGGATGGAAATCATGATAACGTTACGAGTTTTGAAATGACTAAGTGCCATGCAAGTTACTCAGACCAAATTGATATGTGTAAGAGGCTCTCTGTGTTTAGGATTGGTTGCTTGCAAATTGACTATCCAGAAGGGAAGATCGATCTAGCAACTTTCCAAGCTTTTATAAGCTGTGTGACGGCGATGGCGTCCTTACAGACCCTCTCAATGAAAGGTTGGGCTTTTCAAACAGACATGCACGATTCCCAAATCTGGATAGACTTATGGGGTAGGCTGTTTGTAAAATTGCACCATATAAACCTTTCCTCAAGTTTACCGTCTGATCGAAGCACACAGGACGCTGAAACCCACCCCATCATTCGTGGATTGTGTCAGGCCAAAGAGAGCCCAGAGAGCGCCTGTGTGTCTGTCGATCTCTCCGACAACATCCTCAGTGAAGGTGACGTTGCTGAAATGTCGAGGATAAACGTTGAAGTCAGACGCAATAACTGTGACATGAGTGAAAGGAGTCAGCATTTGCTCGACATTGACGGTAAATAG